Proteins from a genomic interval of Capsicum annuum cultivar UCD-10X-F1 chromosome 4, UCD10Xv1.1, whole genome shotgun sequence:
- the LOC107867385 gene encoding glucose-6-phosphate isomerase 1, chloroplastic, with the protein MASSSLSSIYSPSSSFKSELKSLYKITSSHLGSSTHSPNNSKSRFTVHAVAREVSNDVVHKLKKENVGLEKNPNALWKRYVDWLYQHKELGLYLDVSRVGFSDEFIEEMEPRLQKAFKDMEELEKGAIANPDERRMVGHYWLRSPHLAPNSFLRLQIENTLEAVCQFANDVVSGKIKTPSGSRFTQILSVGIGGSALGPQFVAEALAPDNPPLKIRFIDNTDPAGIDHQIAQLGPELATTLVIVISKSGGTPETRNGLLEVQKAFREAGLIFSKQGVAITQENSLLDNTARIEGWLARFPMFDWVGGRTSEMSAVGLLPAALQGIDIREMLAGAASMDEANRTTVVRDNPAALLAMCWYWATDGVGSKDMVVLPYKDSLLLFSRYLQQLVMESLGKEFDLDGNRVNQGISVYGNKGSTDQHAYIQQLREGVHNFFATFIEVLRDRPPGHDWELEPGVTCGDYLFGMLQGTRSALYSNDRESITVTVQEVTPRSVGALVALYERAVGLYASLVNINAYHQPGVEAGKKAAGEVLALQKRVLQVLNEASCQEPVEPLTLDEIAHRCHCEDDIEMIYKIIAHMAANDRALIAEGSCGSPRSIKVYLGECNVDELYV; encoded by the exons ATGGCTTCTTCATCTCTCTCTAGTATCTACTCCCCTTCTTCCTCTTTCAAATCTGAGCTAAAATCCCTTTACAAAATCACTTCTTCCCATTTGGGTTCATCCACGCATTCGCCCAACAATAGTAAATCAAGATTCACTGTCCATGCGGTGGCGCGTGAGGTGTCCAACGACGTTGTACACAAGTTGAAGAAGGAGAATGTTGGGTTAGAGAAAAACCCAAATGCGTTATGGAAGAGATATGTAGACTGGCTTTACCAGCACAAGGAGTTGGGTTTGTATTTGGATGTTAGTCGGGTCGGGTTTAGTGATGAGTTTATTGAAGAAATGGAGCCCCGTTTGCAGAAGGCGTTTAAGGATATGGAGGAGTTGGAAAAAGGTGCTATCGCTAATCCGGATGAAAGGAGAATGGTGGGGCATTATTGGTTGAGGAGTCCTCATCTTGCTCCTAATTCGTTTTTGAGGTTGCAGATCGAGAATACTCTTGAAGCTGTTTGTCAGTTTGCTAATGATGTCGTCAGTGGTAAG ATCAAGACTCCTTCTGGTAGCCGTTTTACACAAATTCTTTCTGTTGGAATTGGTGGTTCAGCACTTGGACCACAATTTGTGGCTGAGGCACTGGCTCCTGACAATCCCCCTCTGAAG ATAAGATTCATCGACAACACAGATCCAGCAGGCATTGATCATCAAATTGCTCAACTTGGCCCTGAGCTCGCTACAAcacttgttattgttatttcaaAG AGTGGAGGCACTCCAGAAACCCGAAATGGCTTGCTAGAAGTTCAGAAGGCCTTTCGTGAAGCTGGCCTGATATTCTCAAAACAG GGTGTTGCCATTACACAAGAGAACTCATTGCTCGACAACACTGCTAGAATTGAGGGTTGGTTAGCCAGATTCCCTATGTTTGATTGGGTGGGGGGAAGAACCTCTGAAATGTCTGCAGTTGGTTTACTTCCGGCTGCACTTCAG GGAATTGATATTAGAGAAATGCTTGCTGGCGCTGCATCGATGGACGAAGCAAACAGGACCACTGTG GTTCGGGATAACCCAGCAGCGCTACTTGCTATGTGTTGGTACTGGGCAACTGATGGAGTTGGATCCAAG GATATGGTTGTCCTCCCATACAAGGACAGTTTATTACTATTCAGTAGGTATTTACAGCAGCTTGTCATGGAGTCTCTTGGAAAGGAGTTTGACCTGGACGGTAACCGG GTGAACCAAGGGATCAGCGTTTATGGAAACAAAGGGAGTACAGATCAGCATGC CTATATTCAACAACTCCGAGAAGGCGTGCATAACTTCTTTGCAACATTTATTGAAGTATTGCGTGATAGGCCCCCTGGTCATGATTGGGAGCTTGAACCTGGCGTTACTTGCGGTGACTACCTCTTTGGAATGTTACAG GGAACAAGGTCGGCTCTGTATTCAAACGATCGGGAGTCCATCACAGTCACTGTGCAGGAAGTGACACCTAGATCTGTTGGAGCTCTAGTAGCACTCTACGAGCGAGCTGTTGGACTTTATGCTTCACTTGTCAACATTAACGCTTATCATCAACCTG GTGTGGAAGCTGGTAAAAAAGCTGCTGGAGAAGTTCTTGCGCTTCAAAAGCGTGTCCTCCAAGTACTTAATGAGGCGAG CTGCCAAGAGCCTGTTGAACCACTTACACTAGACGAAATAGCTCACCGTTGCCATTGTGAAGACGAT ATTGAAATGATCTATAAGATCATTGCACACATGGCTGCTAATGACAGAGCTCTTATTGCCGAAGGTAGTTGCGGTTCTCCTCGGAGCATAAAAGTTTATCTGGGGGAGTGTAATGTTGACGAGTTATATGTCTAG
- the LOC107869492 gene encoding GDSL esterase/lipase At1g71691 isoform X2 — MADELRIFSWTISFVVFLLVNVATCQDAGDGRMSLVPAMFIFGDSLIDNGNNNNLPSFAKANYFPYGIDFDGGPTGRFSNGYTMVDEIAELLGLPLIPAHSQASSGDQMRFGVNYASAAAGILDNTGRNFVGRIPFNQQIQNFESTLDQITDNLGAPDVAQALAKCMFFVGMGSNDYLNNYLMPNYDTKNHYNAQQFANLLVQQYTQQLMRLYNLGARKFVIGGVGLMGCIPSILAQKNTNVCSEEVNQLVLPFSNNVKSMLSNLNVNLPGSKFIYIDIKNMFQDLLTNYRRYGFSVINRGCCGIGRNRGQITCLPMQTPCPNRDQYIFWDAFHPTEAVNILFARKAFNGGPDVVYPINIQQLASL; from the exons ATGGCTGATGAGCTTAGGATATTTTCTTGGACAATATCATTTGTAGTGTTTTTGTTAGTGAATGTTGCAACTTGTCAAGATGCAGGAGATGGAAGAATGTCTTTGGTTCCTGCCATGTTTATATTTGGAGACTCTTTGATTGACAATGGCAATAACAATAACTTGCCATCTTTTGCAAAGGCCAACTATTTCCCTTATGGTATTGATTTTGATGGTGGCCCTACTGGTCGTTTCTCCAATGGTTACACTATGGTTGATGAAATTG CTGAACTACTAGGACTACCACTAATTCCAGCACACTCCCAAGCTTCTTCGGGGGACCAAATGCGGTTTGGAGTGAACTATGCATCTGCTGCTGCTGGAATTCTTGATAATACTGGCAGGAACTTT gTTGGGCGCATCCCATTCAATCAGCAAATACAAAACTTTGAGAGCACACTTGATCAAATAACAGATAATCTTGGTGCACCAGATGTGGCACAGGCATTAGCAAAATGCATGTTCTTTGTGGGGATGGGAAGTAATGACTACCTCAACAATTATCTTATGCCTAATTATGACACTAAGAATCACTATAATGCTCAGCAATTTGCCAATCTCTTGGTTCAGCAGTATACCCAACAACTTATG aGATTGTATAATCTTGGAGCAAGAAAATTTGTGATTGGTGGAGTAGGACTAATGGGTTGCATTCCAAGCATTCTAGCACAAAAGAATACAAATGTGTGCTCAGAAGAAGTGAATCAGCTTGTTCTTCCATTCAGTAATAATGTCAAGTCAATGCTTAGCAACTTAAATGTCAATCTTCCTGGTTCCAAATTCATCTACATTGACATTAAGAACATGTTCCAAGATCTCCTTACCAATTACAGACGATATG GATTTAGCGTGATAAATAGAGGATGCTGCGGGATAGGGAGAAACAGAGGACAAATAACATGTCTGCCAATGCAAACACCATGTCCAAATAGGGATCAATACATATTTTGGGATGCATTTCATCCGACAGAGGCAGTCAACATATTGTTTGCAAGGAAAGCTTTTAATGGTGGTCCTGATGTTGTTTATCCCATTAACATTCAGCAGCTTGCCAGTCTTTAA
- the LOC107869492 gene encoding GDSL esterase/lipase At1g71691 isoform X1 translates to MADELRIFSWTISFVVFLLVNVATCQDAGDGRMSLVPAMFIFGDSLIDNGNNNNLPSFAKANYFPYGIDFDGGPTGRFSNGYTMVDEIASLPPKVAVRFAYTSPAELLGLPLIPAHSQASSGDQMRFGVNYASAAAGILDNTGRNFVGRIPFNQQIQNFESTLDQITDNLGAPDVAQALAKCMFFVGMGSNDYLNNYLMPNYDTKNHYNAQQFANLLVQQYTQQLMRLYNLGARKFVIGGVGLMGCIPSILAQKNTNVCSEEVNQLVLPFSNNVKSMLSNLNVNLPGSKFIYIDIKNMFQDLLTNYRRYGFSVINRGCCGIGRNRGQITCLPMQTPCPNRDQYIFWDAFHPTEAVNILFARKAFNGGPDVVYPINIQQLASL, encoded by the exons ATGGCTGATGAGCTTAGGATATTTTCTTGGACAATATCATTTGTAGTGTTTTTGTTAGTGAATGTTGCAACTTGTCAAGATGCAGGAGATGGAAGAATGTCTTTGGTTCCTGCCATGTTTATATTTGGAGACTCTTTGATTGACAATGGCAATAACAATAACTTGCCATCTTTTGCAAAGGCCAACTATTTCCCTTATGGTATTGATTTTGATGGTGGCCCTACTGGTCGTTTCTCCAATGGTTACACTATGGTTGATGAAATTG cctctctacctccaaaGGTAGCGGTAAGGTTTGCATACACTTCACCGG CTGAACTACTAGGACTACCACTAATTCCAGCACACTCCCAAGCTTCTTCGGGGGACCAAATGCGGTTTGGAGTGAACTATGCATCTGCTGCTGCTGGAATTCTTGATAATACTGGCAGGAACTTT gTTGGGCGCATCCCATTCAATCAGCAAATACAAAACTTTGAGAGCACACTTGATCAAATAACAGATAATCTTGGTGCACCAGATGTGGCACAGGCATTAGCAAAATGCATGTTCTTTGTGGGGATGGGAAGTAATGACTACCTCAACAATTATCTTATGCCTAATTATGACACTAAGAATCACTATAATGCTCAGCAATTTGCCAATCTCTTGGTTCAGCAGTATACCCAACAACTTATG aGATTGTATAATCTTGGAGCAAGAAAATTTGTGATTGGTGGAGTAGGACTAATGGGTTGCATTCCAAGCATTCTAGCACAAAAGAATACAAATGTGTGCTCAGAAGAAGTGAATCAGCTTGTTCTTCCATTCAGTAATAATGTCAAGTCAATGCTTAGCAACTTAAATGTCAATCTTCCTGGTTCCAAATTCATCTACATTGACATTAAGAACATGTTCCAAGATCTCCTTACCAATTACAGACGATATG GATTTAGCGTGATAAATAGAGGATGCTGCGGGATAGGGAGAAACAGAGGACAAATAACATGTCTGCCAATGCAAACACCATGTCCAAATAGGGATCAATACATATTTTGGGATGCATTTCATCCGACAGAGGCAGTCAACATATTGTTTGCAAGGAAAGCTTTTAATGGTGGTCCTGATGTTGTTTATCCCATTAACATTCAGCAGCTTGCCAGTCTTTAA